In Hamadaea flava, a genomic segment contains:
- a CDS encoding helix-turn-helix domain-containing protein has product MEDSVVADTSPVTASIASSAEELNAAVALHVRALRTGRGWSLDELSGRSGVSKGMLVQIEGARTNPSIGTLSRVADAFGVTVARLLEPAVDRTVHVSEYEEAPVLWRGGRGGTARLLRGLQDTELWDWRLAPHETHSPDDHRPGTREVISVLAGTLVVTVGGEEHTVYAGQTIDLIADRTHTYANPTDVPARFMMLVTMPPREHDRRLIRQRT; this is encoded by the coding sequence GTGGAGGACAGTGTGGTAGCCGACACGTCGCCGGTCACGGCGTCGATCGCCTCGTCCGCTGAGGAACTCAACGCGGCGGTGGCACTCCATGTACGAGCGCTGCGTACCGGACGCGGATGGTCGCTGGACGAGCTGTCCGGACGCTCCGGCGTCAGCAAGGGCATGCTCGTGCAGATCGAGGGTGCGCGGACCAACCCCAGTATCGGGACGCTGTCCCGGGTCGCCGACGCGTTCGGTGTCACCGTCGCCCGTCTCCTGGAACCCGCGGTCGACCGCACCGTCCACGTGAGCGAGTACGAGGAGGCGCCGGTCCTGTGGCGCGGCGGCCGAGGCGGCACCGCGCGACTGCTGCGCGGCCTGCAAGACACGGAACTCTGGGACTGGCGGCTCGCCCCGCACGAGACCCACTCCCCCGACGACCACCGCCCCGGTACGCGCGAAGTCATCTCCGTGCTCGCCGGAACCCTGGTCGTGACCGTCGGCGGCGAGGAGCACACCGTCTACGCCGGACAGACGATCGACCTGATCGCCGACCGTACGCACACCTATGCGAACCCGACGGACGTGCCGGCCCGGTTCATGATGCTCGTGACGATGCCGCCGCGCGAACACGATCGCCGCCTCATCCGCCAACGCACCTAA
- a CDS encoding valine--tRNA ligase encodes MTETAQNTPSTVELAAAYQPGEVEQRRYEQWVEGGHFSADAASDKPPFTIVIPPPNVTGSLHIGHALDHTIQDSIVRRKRMQGYETLWLPGMDHAGIATQNVVERKLAAEGLSRHDLGREAFVKKVWEWKAESGGTILGQMRRLGDSVDWSRERFTMDDGLSRAVQTIFKRLYDDGLIYRAERIINWCPRCLTALSDIEVEHSDDEGELVSIRYGSAREPDQQLSGEGEDAIVVATTRVETMLGDTAVAVHPDDERYQHLIGTEVELPFTGRMIPIVADEHVDPAFGTGAVKVTPAHDPNDFEIGQRHSLPSLTIMDERGVVTAHGPFEGLDRFEARPAIVAALREQGRIVAEKRPYVHAVGHCSRCKTTVEPRLSLQWFVNTGPLAKAAGDAVRDGRVRIEPVELAKRYFAWVDNMHDWCISRQLWWGHRIPVWYGPAGEVVCVGPDEQPPSGDGWRQDEDVLDTWFSSALWPFSTLGWPEPTADLAKFYPTNVLVTGYDILFFWVARMMMFGLYAMDGKQPFDVVALHGMVRDQYGKKMSKSFGNVVDPLDWMDRFGADATRFALARGSNPGSDVAVSEEWVQGSRNFCNKLWNATRFALLNGATVEGALPTELSAVDRWILSRLQHTITEVDEYFDGFEFGKACDALFHFAWDDVCDWYVELAKPVLAGGGEAAERTRRVLGHVLDQLLRLLNPVIPFVTDELWSALTRQATVVSQAWPTVEPRLVDDAAEAELEALQRVVTEVRRFRADQGLKPGQRVAATLAGLESVGISGHEDLIFSLVRLEHAADGFAATATLTVVGGVTVALDTRGSIDVAAERARLTKDRVAAEKEAAQCRAKLGNEAFTAKAPAEVVAKIEQRLAAAESDLARIDAALAALPAA; translated from the coding sequence GTGACCGAGACTGCCCAGAACACCCCTTCGACCGTCGAGCTCGCCGCCGCGTACCAGCCCGGTGAGGTGGAGCAACGCCGATATGAGCAGTGGGTCGAGGGCGGGCATTTCAGCGCCGATGCCGCGAGTGACAAGCCTCCGTTCACCATCGTCATCCCGCCGCCGAACGTGACCGGATCGTTGCACATCGGTCACGCCCTTGACCACACCATCCAGGACTCCATCGTCCGCCGCAAGCGGATGCAGGGTTACGAGACGCTGTGGCTGCCCGGCATGGACCACGCGGGCATCGCCACCCAGAACGTCGTCGAGCGCAAGCTCGCCGCCGAGGGCCTGTCGCGGCACGATCTGGGCCGCGAGGCGTTCGTCAAGAAGGTCTGGGAGTGGAAGGCCGAGTCCGGCGGCACGATCCTCGGCCAGATGCGCCGGCTCGGCGACTCCGTCGACTGGAGCCGCGAGCGGTTCACCATGGACGACGGTCTGTCCCGCGCAGTGCAGACGATCTTCAAGCGGCTCTACGACGACGGCCTGATCTACCGGGCCGAGCGCATCATCAACTGGTGCCCGCGCTGTCTCACGGCGCTGTCGGACATCGAGGTGGAGCACTCCGACGACGAGGGCGAGCTGGTCTCGATCCGCTACGGCTCCGCTCGGGAGCCGGACCAGCAGCTCAGCGGCGAGGGGGAAGACGCGATCGTGGTCGCCACCACCCGCGTCGAGACGATGCTGGGTGACACGGCGGTCGCGGTGCACCCCGACGACGAGCGTTACCAGCACCTGATCGGCACCGAGGTCGAGCTGCCGTTCACCGGGCGCATGATCCCGATCGTCGCCGACGAGCACGTCGACCCGGCCTTCGGCACCGGCGCGGTCAAGGTGACCCCGGCGCACGACCCCAACGACTTCGAGATCGGCCAGCGGCACTCGCTGCCCTCGCTGACCATCATGGACGAGCGCGGCGTCGTCACGGCGCACGGCCCGTTCGAGGGGCTCGACCGGTTCGAGGCGCGCCCGGCGATCGTGGCCGCGCTGCGCGAGCAGGGTCGCATCGTCGCCGAGAAGCGCCCGTACGTGCACGCCGTCGGCCACTGCTCCCGATGCAAGACCACTGTGGAGCCTCGCCTGTCGTTGCAGTGGTTCGTCAACACCGGCCCGCTGGCCAAGGCGGCCGGCGACGCCGTGCGCGACGGCCGCGTCCGTATCGAGCCGGTCGAGCTGGCCAAGCGCTACTTCGCCTGGGTCGACAACATGCACGACTGGTGCATCTCGCGGCAGCTGTGGTGGGGCCATCGCATCCCGGTCTGGTACGGCCCGGCCGGCGAGGTCGTCTGCGTCGGCCCCGACGAGCAGCCGCCGTCCGGCGACGGCTGGAGGCAGGACGAGGACGTCCTCGATACCTGGTTCTCCAGCGCGCTGTGGCCGTTCTCCACGCTCGGCTGGCCGGAGCCGACCGCCGACCTGGCCAAGTTCTACCCGACCAACGTCCTGGTCACCGGCTACGACATCCTCTTCTTCTGGGTCGCCAGGATGATGATGTTCGGCCTCTACGCGATGGACGGCAAGCAGCCGTTCGACGTCGTGGCGCTGCACGGCATGGTCCGCGACCAGTACGGCAAGAAGATGTCGAAGTCGTTCGGCAACGTCGTCGACCCGCTGGACTGGATGGACCGCTTCGGTGCCGACGCCACCCGGTTCGCCCTCGCCCGCGGCTCGAACCCGGGCTCGGACGTGGCCGTCAGCGAGGAGTGGGTGCAGGGCTCCCGCAACTTCTGCAACAAGCTGTGGAACGCCACCCGGTTCGCGTTGCTCAACGGCGCGACCGTCGAAGGCGCGCTGCCGACCGAGCTGTCCGCTGTGGACCGCTGGATCCTGTCCCGGCTGCAGCACACCATCACCGAGGTCGACGAGTACTTCGACGGCTTCGAGTTCGGGAAGGCCTGCGACGCGCTGTTCCACTTCGCCTGGGACGACGTCTGCGACTGGTACGTCGAGCTGGCCAAGCCGGTGCTCGCCGGCGGCGGCGAGGCGGCCGAGCGTACCCGGCGGGTTCTGGGGCATGTCCTCGACCAACTCCTGCGGCTCCTGAACCCGGTCATCCCCTTCGTCACCGACGAACTGTGGTCGGCGCTCACCCGCCAGGCCACGGTGGTCTCGCAGGCATGGCCGACGGTCGAGCCCCGGCTCGTCGACGATGCGGCCGAGGCCGAGCTGGAGGCGCTCCAGCGCGTGGTCACCGAGGTCCGCCGGTTCCGGGCCGACCAGGGGCTCAAGCCGGGTCAGCGGGTGGCGGCGACGCTCGCGGGCCTCGAGTCTGTGGGCATTTCGGGCCACGAGGACCTCATCTTCTCGTTGGTACGCCTGGAGCACGCCGCCGACGGGTTCGCCGCGACGGCCACGCTGACCGTCGTCGGGGGAGTGACGGTCGCGCTCGACACCCGGGGCAGCATCGACGTCGCCGCCGAACGCGCGCGGCTGACCAAGGACCGGGTGGCCGCCGAGAAGGAGGCCGCCCAGTGCCGGGCGAAGCTGGGCAACGAGGCGTTCACCGCGAAGGCTCCGGCCGAGGTGGTCGCCAAGATCGAGCAGCGGCTGGCGGCGGCGGAGTCCGACCTCGCGCGCATCGACGCCGCTCTTGCCGCCCTTCCGGCGGCGTGA
- the ndk gene encoding nucleoside-diphosphate kinase, which yields MAERTLVLIKPDAVRRGLVGEIISRLERKGLGIDALVLRTMDAELADAHYAEHVERPFYPPLKQFMTSGPLVAAIVTGDEAIAVVRTLVGATDGRAAAAGTIRGDLSLSNRENLVHASDSTESAEREIKLWFPDLV from the coding sequence GTGGCCGAGCGCACGCTCGTACTGATCAAGCCGGACGCGGTACGCCGGGGGCTGGTCGGGGAGATCATCAGCCGGCTCGAGCGCAAGGGGCTCGGGATCGATGCGCTGGTGCTGCGCACGATGGACGCCGAGCTGGCCGACGCGCACTACGCCGAGCACGTGGAGCGGCCGTTCTACCCGCCGCTGAAGCAGTTCATGACCTCGGGTCCGCTGGTCGCGGCGATCGTCACCGGCGACGAGGCGATCGCCGTCGTGCGTACGCTCGTCGGCGCGACCGACGGCCGGGCGGCCGCCGCCGGCACCATCCGGGGCGACCTGTCGCTGTCCAACCGCGAGAACCTGGTGCACGCCTCGGACTCCACCGAGTCCGCCGAGCGCGAGATCAAGCTCTGGTTCCCGGACCTCGTCTGA
- a CDS encoding MFS transporter yields MSPRWSVATIFAVHGSISGSLAARMPWIADHVGLAGGGVGKLGYALVMPSVGAILTMPFAGRVVHRLGGRRATLLLLTGWALALTLISFMPTLPTLAVAMFLAGAFAGTADMAMNAEGIAVERQLGRSIMSSLHGGWSIGGFLAGGVGWLLAHNDVSGRANFIGATLVAIVVAVWACSYLPSQTPVEDEEEDDGAPRFALPKGPILIIGLVGFAAIFAEAASADWSAVYLVNRLGAGDATGAVAYACFAGAMTLGRLTGDAVVRRWGPVPTVRVAGVLGVLGGVLIVIAGVAGDSLGAKIAAIGGFALVGIGIAVVVPLAFAAAGHSAESTATRAHAIAGVATVSYGAGLAAPGIVGGIANLTSLTVSFAVVTVLILVMTLAAPALRSADIVHSREPESVTA; encoded by the coding sequence ATGTCTCCGCGCTGGTCGGTAGCGACCATTTTCGCCGTCCACGGCTCCATCAGCGGCAGTCTCGCCGCCCGGATGCCCTGGATCGCCGATCATGTCGGTCTCGCCGGCGGTGGTGTCGGAAAGCTCGGGTACGCCCTGGTCATGCCGTCCGTCGGCGCGATTCTGACGATGCCCTTCGCCGGCCGCGTGGTGCATCGTCTGGGCGGTCGACGGGCCACCCTCCTGCTGCTCACCGGCTGGGCGCTGGCCCTGACCCTGATCTCCTTCATGCCCACGCTGCCCACGCTGGCGGTGGCCATGTTCCTCGCGGGCGCCTTCGCGGGAACAGCCGACATGGCGATGAACGCCGAGGGCATCGCGGTCGAGCGGCAGCTGGGCCGATCCATCATGTCGAGTCTGCACGGTGGCTGGAGCATCGGCGGCTTCCTCGCGGGCGGCGTCGGCTGGCTGCTGGCCCATAACGACGTCTCCGGCCGGGCGAACTTCATCGGCGCCACCCTCGTCGCGATCGTCGTCGCGGTGTGGGCCTGTTCGTACCTCCCGTCGCAGACTCCCGTCGAGGACGAGGAGGAGGACGACGGCGCGCCCAGGTTCGCGTTGCCGAAGGGTCCGATCCTCATCATCGGCCTGGTCGGCTTCGCCGCGATCTTCGCGGAGGCGGCGTCGGCGGACTGGAGCGCCGTCTACCTCGTCAACCGGCTCGGCGCGGGCGATGCGACCGGCGCGGTGGCGTACGCCTGCTTCGCGGGCGCGATGACGCTCGGCCGGCTCACCGGAGACGCCGTCGTACGCCGCTGGGGTCCAGTGCCGACCGTACGCGTCGCCGGGGTTCTCGGCGTCCTCGGTGGAGTGCTTATTGTGATCGCCGGAGTGGCTGGTGACTCCCTAGGGGCGAAGATCGCGGCGATCGGCGGGTTCGCCTTGGTCGGCATCGGGATCGCCGTGGTGGTGCCGCTGGCCTTCGCTGCTGCCGGGCACAGCGCGGAGAGCACGGCGACCCGGGCCCACGCCATCGCCGGCGTCGCCACGGTGTCGTACGGGGCCGGTTTGGCCGCGCCCGGCATCGTCGGCGGGATCGCGAACCTCACCTCGCTCACGGTGTCCTTCGCGGTGGTCACGGTGCTGATCCTCGTGATGACGCTCGCCGCTCCCGCTCTGCGCTCGGCCGACATCGTGCACAGCCGCGAACCCGAGTCCGTCACCGCCTGA
- a CDS encoding DUF4233 domain-containing protein, translating into MTEVKPSGLRNPEKAVRGLGAAALSLEGLTLLLGIAPIRMLGTGHPTAAIIILIVTALAAFTLAGMMGRPWAWPAGGVLQIVLIAGGLAHWMIAAVGVTFGLAWLYVLKVRRTILS; encoded by the coding sequence ATGACCGAGGTCAAACCATCCGGATTGCGTAACCCCGAGAAGGCCGTCCGCGGGCTCGGCGCGGCCGCGCTGTCGCTCGAAGGTCTCACCCTGCTACTGGGCATCGCCCCGATCCGGATGCTCGGCACCGGCCATCCGACGGCGGCGATCATCATCCTGATCGTCACGGCCCTCGCGGCTTTCACCCTCGCCGGGATGATGGGCCGGCCGTGGGCCTGGCCCGCCGGCGGAGTGCTGCAGATCGTGTTGATCGCGGGCGGGCTCGCCCATTGGATGATCGCCGCGGTCGGGGTGACCTTCGGGCTCGCCTGGCTCTACGTGCTCAAGGTACGCCGCACGATCCTGTCCTGA
- a CDS encoding VOC family protein, which yields MANGQRKKVGAVRATGAVALGSLGVFTAMAGLGLTSWPLGAVGVAMLILAVALMLTSSFRGADRAFVVGTAHVLEATEPPATLTHGRIEMHLQIEAPGHPPASVRVRDPRVPVAKWPTVGDVLPVRVAVDDIRRVRVLWDEILTHTQRYQDDAYSEYEGLIDDEEPLYDDRTGHQAGPMRFEDYDDDDDREDLAGYRDSDLADEVAAARAAQGPPAYEDGPEGPDLPLRRRPSPRRRGEPRRDDVREEAAEGAGATTQVLEGQIIDGPEAGPEAPLRVDVIDFSEATPSALGDLPPNPRTSPENEGYLGHAEPPVDPIPAYSARGAGSVNAVGVTLLVADVDRSVAFYRDLLGFDEIDSGYGNAVMSSGDTRIVLRRAEDLTAGNRRLTHLNLEVDDLDRVHADLVEQGVTFTYAPRVVNRGERLELWAAAFRDPDGHAVNLTQWRSRH from the coding sequence GTGGCAAACGGCCAGCGGAAGAAAGTCGGGGCAGTACGCGCGACCGGTGCGGTGGCCTTGGGCTCACTCGGTGTCTTCACCGCGATGGCCGGCCTCGGACTGACGAGCTGGCCGCTCGGCGCCGTCGGCGTCGCGATGCTCATCCTGGCCGTCGCCCTCATGCTGACCTCGTCGTTCCGCGGGGCCGACCGGGCGTTCGTCGTCGGCACGGCGCACGTGCTGGAGGCGACCGAGCCGCCCGCGACGCTGACCCACGGCCGGATCGAGATGCACCTGCAGATCGAGGCCCCCGGCCACCCGCCGGCGTCGGTGCGCGTACGCGATCCGCGGGTGCCGGTGGCGAAGTGGCCGACCGTCGGCGACGTCCTCCCGGTCCGGGTGGCCGTCGACGACATCCGTCGCGTACGCGTCCTCTGGGACGAGATCCTCACCCACACGCAGCGCTACCAGGACGACGCGTACTCCGAGTACGAGGGCCTCATAGACGACGAGGAACCGTTGTACGACGATCGCACGGGCCACCAGGCCGGGCCGATGCGGTTCGAGGACTACGACGACGACGACGATCGCGAGGACCTCGCCGGCTACCGGGACTCCGACCTGGCCGACGAGGTCGCCGCCGCGCGAGCCGCGCAGGGGCCGCCGGCCTACGAGGACGGGCCGGAGGGGCCGGACCTGCCGCTCCGCCGTCGTCCCAGCCCACGCCGCCGCGGCGAGCCCCGTCGCGACGACGTACGCGAAGAGGCGGCCGAAGGTGCGGGCGCGACGACCCAGGTGCTCGAAGGGCAGATCATCGACGGGCCGGAGGCCGGACCGGAGGCGCCCCTGCGGGTCGACGTCATCGACTTCTCCGAGGCGACCCCGTCCGCCCTGGGCGACCTGCCACCGAATCCCCGGACCAGCCCGGAGAACGAGGGCTACCTCGGGCACGCCGAACCGCCGGTGGACCCGATCCCGGCGTACTCCGCGCGCGGCGCCGGATCGGTGAACGCCGTCGGCGTGACGCTGCTGGTGGCCGACGTGGACCGCTCGGTCGCCTTCTACCGCGATCTGCTGGGCTTCGACGAGATCGACAGCGGCTACGGCAACGCCGTGATGTCCTCCGGCGACACCCGCATCGTGCTGCGCCGGGCCGAGGACCTGACCGCGGGCAACCGCCGCCTCACCCACCTGAACCTGGAGGTCGACGACCTCGACCGGGTGCACGCCGACCTCGTCGAGCAGGGCGTCACCTTCACCTACGCCCCGCGCGTGGTCAACCGGGGCGAGCGCCTGGAGCTGTGGGCGGCCGCCTTCCGCGACCCGGACGGGCACGCGGTGAACCTCACCCAGTGGCGCTCCCGCCACTGA
- a CDS encoding DMT family transporter: MYAITLAAACALIWGASDFCGGKASQRAHPLSVTVLSQILGLPMIALMMVVIPGTPRGVDLLWGAAAGVLGLFGIVLLYRGLSQGAMAVVAPTTAVTSAIVPILGGLLQGERPAPAALAGAFCAVAAIGLVSLAPSRPGEPAKVSVATVGLALLAGACFGGFFIILGFADADAGLWPMLGVRASSLAVGLFLVWKAGARLRLDGRTTLALAAAAGLGDTLANGFYLLAVQRGDLSVIAPIAALYPASTVLLALLVEKERMRPLQFAGLGLAALALVLTAT; this comes from the coding sequence GTGTACGCGATCACCCTCGCCGCTGCCTGCGCCCTGATCTGGGGCGCGTCGGACTTCTGCGGCGGAAAGGCGTCGCAGCGCGCTCATCCGCTCTCCGTGACCGTGCTCTCGCAAATACTCGGTCTTCCGATGATCGCACTGATGATGGTCGTCATCCCCGGCACGCCACGCGGTGTTGACCTGCTATGGGGCGCGGCGGCGGGCGTACTCGGGCTTTTCGGGATAGTCCTGCTCTACCGTGGGCTGTCCCAGGGCGCCATGGCGGTGGTCGCTCCGACGACCGCGGTGACCTCGGCGATCGTGCCGATCCTGGGTGGGCTGCTCCAGGGGGAACGTCCCGCACCCGCGGCGCTCGCCGGAGCGTTCTGCGCGGTCGCTGCGATCGGGCTGGTGAGCCTCGCCCCAAGCCGACCGGGGGAACCTGCGAAGGTGAGCGTGGCCACCGTCGGCCTCGCCCTGCTCGCCGGCGCCTGTTTCGGCGGCTTCTTCATCATCCTCGGCTTCGCTGACGCCGATGCGGGCCTCTGGCCGATGCTCGGTGTCCGGGCTTCGTCACTCGCCGTCGGTTTGTTCCTGGTGTGGAAGGCCGGCGCACGACTGCGCCTCGACGGGCGTACGACGCTCGCGCTCGCGGCAGCGGCAGGTCTCGGCGACACTCTGGCCAACGGCTTCTACCTGCTTGCGGTCCAGCGGGGCGATCTCTCGGTCATCGCGCCGATCGCGGCGCTCTATCCGGCCAGCACCGTGTTGCTCGCGCTTCTCGTGGAGAAAGAACGCATGCGGCCACTGCAATTCGCCGGTCTAGGACTCGCCGCACTCGCGCTCGTGCTCACCGCCACGTGA
- a CDS encoding bifunctional folylpolyglutamate synthase/dihydrofolate synthase: MSDDVTDKMRAAEAELEGRGFTRMVFDLGRITELLDVLGSPQRAYPSIHLTGTNGKTSTARMIDSLLRAYGLHTGRYTSPHLETVRERISLDGDPVDEEWFTRIYDEVAPVAALLDARNDEPLTYFDMTTALAFATFADAPVDVGVVEVGLGGADDSTNVLQAGVTVITPIGLDHTEWLGDTIYDIALAKSGIVHAGSTLICAQQPEEALEPILERCAEVGATIAREGLEFGVVQRNVALGGQVLTLQGLGGIYQDIFIPLHGAHQAQNAAVALAAVEAFLGAGATSGKVKQLDVELVREGFASASSPGRLERVRSAPAILLDAAHNPHGMAATVAALTEEFTFHRLVGVLAAFADKDVSGVLELLEPVLDEIVVSRNSSPRSMAPDQLGELAIEIFGEDRVHVVPDLPDAISEAVVLAEEDQDGPLSGVGVLITGSVVTVADARRLLKR, encoded by the coding sequence ATGAGCGACGACGTAACGGACAAGATGCGGGCCGCCGAGGCGGAGCTGGAAGGCCGCGGCTTCACCCGGATGGTGTTCGACCTCGGGCGCATCACCGAGCTGCTCGACGTGCTCGGCAGTCCACAGCGGGCGTACCCGTCGATCCATCTGACCGGCACGAACGGCAAGACGTCGACGGCCCGGATGATCGACAGCCTGCTCCGGGCGTACGGGTTGCACACAGGTCGCTACACCAGCCCGCATCTGGAGACCGTCCGGGAACGGATCAGCCTCGACGGCGACCCCGTCGACGAGGAGTGGTTCACCCGGATCTACGACGAGGTCGCGCCGGTGGCCGCGCTGCTCGACGCCCGTAACGACGAACCGCTGACCTACTTCGACATGACCACGGCGCTGGCCTTCGCGACCTTCGCCGACGCGCCGGTGGACGTGGGCGTGGTCGAGGTCGGGCTCGGCGGCGCCGACGACTCGACGAACGTCCTGCAGGCGGGCGTCACGGTGATCACCCCGATCGGGCTGGACCACACCGAGTGGCTCGGCGACACGATCTACGACATCGCGCTGGCCAAGTCCGGGATCGTCCACGCCGGCTCGACGCTGATCTGCGCGCAGCAGCCGGAGGAGGCCCTGGAGCCGATCCTGGAGCGCTGCGCCGAGGTCGGCGCGACCATCGCCCGCGAGGGGCTGGAGTTCGGCGTGGTCCAGCGGAACGTGGCGCTCGGCGGCCAGGTGCTGACCCTCCAGGGGCTCGGTGGGATCTACCAGGACATCTTCATCCCGCTGCACGGCGCGCACCAGGCGCAGAACGCCGCGGTGGCGCTGGCCGCCGTCGAGGCTTTCCTCGGTGCCGGAGCCACCAGCGGCAAGGTCAAGCAGCTCGATGTCGAGCTGGTCCGGGAGGGCTTCGCCTCGGCCAGCTCGCCCGGCCGGCTGGAGCGCGTACGCAGCGCCCCGGCGATCCTGCTGGACGCCGCGCACAACCCGCACGGGATGGCGGCGACCGTCGCGGCGCTGACCGAGGAGTTCACCTTCCACCGCCTCGTCGGCGTCCTCGCGGCGTTCGCCGACAAGGACGTGTCCGGTGTGCTGGAGCTGCTGGAGCCGGTGCTCGACGAGATCGTGGTCAGCCGCAACTCGTCGCCCCGGTCGATGGCCCCCGACCAGCTCGGCGAGCTGGCCATCGAGATCTTCGGGGAGGATCGCGTTCACGTCGTCCCCGACCTGCCCGACGCCATCTCCGAGGCGGTCGTCCTGGCCGAGGAGGACCAGGACGGCCCGCTCAGCGGAGTCGGCGTGCTCATCACCGGCTCGGTCGTGACCGTGGCCGACGCGCGGAGGCTGTTGAAGCGATGA
- a CDS encoding glycosyltransferase family 2 protein: MSEPLELTVLLPCLDEAETLKVCVEKAQISLQSLGIRGEVLVSDNGSTDGSQAIAEAAGARVVAAPVRGYGGALINGIEHARGRYVIMADADDSYDLTDLEPFVTALRAGHDIVMGNRFRGGIAPAAMPPLHRYLGNPVLSWLGRVLFGLKVRDFHCGMRGFDRDRVRALQLCMPGMEFASEMVVRAALAGYDITEVPTRLHRDGRSRPPHLRTWRDGWRHLRFLLVFAPQRAVVWPGTVLFLVGMLGVVALTPGPVAIGGVRMDVNVLVYACFAVLVGAQLILVGGFAEVYGRVEGITRGARLHRWVTLLKFERCAAYGLLLITVGIAGTAFAVGQWGETGFGDLDPTGTVRIVLPSATAIGLGVMVMFSGLLASLMTLRGIATVTIPAQATGDGTERQPVSR; this comes from the coding sequence ATGTCCGAACCCCTTGAACTCACCGTCCTGTTGCCTTGCCTCGACGAGGCCGAGACGCTGAAGGTGTGCGTCGAAAAGGCTCAGATCAGCCTGCAGTCGCTCGGCATCCGCGGCGAGGTGCTGGTCAGCGACAACGGTTCGACGGACGGCTCGCAGGCGATCGCGGAGGCGGCCGGGGCTCGGGTCGTGGCCGCCCCGGTGCGCGGCTACGGCGGCGCCCTGATCAACGGCATCGAACACGCTCGCGGTAGGTACGTCATCATGGCGGACGCCGACGACTCTTACGACCTGACCGACCTCGAGCCGTTCGTCACGGCCCTCCGTGCGGGCCACGACATCGTCATGGGCAACCGGTTCCGAGGCGGGATCGCGCCGGCGGCGATGCCTCCGCTGCACCGCTATCTCGGTAACCCGGTGCTCTCGTGGCTAGGCCGGGTCCTGTTCGGACTGAAGGTCCGGGACTTCCACTGCGGCATGCGCGGGTTCGACCGCGACCGCGTACGCGCGCTGCAGCTGTGCATGCCGGGCATGGAGTTCGCCTCCGAGATGGTGGTCCGGGCCGCCCTGGCGGGGTACGACATCACCGAGGTGCCGACCCGGCTGCACCGCGACGGCCGCAGCCGACCGCCCCATCTGCGGACCTGGCGGGACGGTTGGCGTCACCTGCGCTTCCTCCTGGTCTTCGCGCCGCAGCGAGCAGTCGTCTGGCCGGGGACGGTGCTGTTCCTGGTGGGTATGCTCGGCGTTGTCGCGCTGACGCCCGGGCCGGTGGCGATCGGCGGCGTGCGCATGGACGTCAACGTCCTCGTCTACGCCTGTTTCGCCGTCCTAGTCGGGGCGCAGCTGATTCTGGTGGGCGGGTTCGCTGAGGTCTACGGCCGAGTCGAGGGCATCACCCGGGGTGCCCGGCTGCATCGCTGGGTCACGTTGCTCAAATTCGAACGGTGCGCCGCCTATGGTCTGCTGCTGATCACGGTGGGAATCGCCGGAACGGCCTTCGCGGTCGGCCAGTGGGGCGAGACCGGCTTCGGCGACCTCGATCCGACCGGCACCGTACGCATCGTGCTGCCGTCGGCGACCGCGATCGGCCTCGGTGTGATGGTGATGTTCTCGGGTCTGCTCGCCAGTCTGATGACGCTGCGCGGCATCGCCACGGTCACGATCCCGGCCCAGGCGACCGGCGACGGCACCGAGCGCCAGCCCGTCAGCCGATAG